A genomic region of Haliotis asinina isolate JCU_RB_2024 chromosome 1, JCU_Hal_asi_v2, whole genome shotgun sequence contains the following coding sequences:
- the LOC137286778 gene encoding uncharacterized protein isoform X4, whose protein sequence is MYTGTCVTTMKISNTLICVWIFLIHGAFQHNAHLALTNSPETATDGDLFTLTCSVSSGSVVVIAWLQNNTAQVITQRSTNCIKQPPPVGSNHNISRFNVSCNNTVHRIEFRYDSTRDQGEWRCGKPASDTSISVRSNIFNIGVASPVISTQSSSITTRHTETTSEPSAMTSQTDVASPVTSTRSTQSLPSTTLYTETTSQPGTVTSRKGPVISTQVLPTTTRYTENTLEPGTVTPQKVSTDDSDSDTVYIVAGAVGGGVLLAVVVVGVVCIRRRRQATNQKEEMTGQRNVTGTQAYQNTANFDMVENELYRCSCDISPINEAENQEDDLILSDAVDIPATGTCTPREQGVSCDVDADHLYTKLKKRRSSSVQQVSDISAEVKKPKKKRPDDPKMFEDVNIGDVYAKPNKR, encoded by the exons ATGTACACTGGGACATGTGTAACGACAATGAAGATCTCGAATACCCTGATATGTGTGTGGATATTCCTTATACATGGAGCTTTTCAACATAATG CACATTTGGCACTGACGAACTCACCGGAAACAGCAACAGACGGAGATCTCTTCACCTTGACCTGCAGCGTTTCGTCTGGCTCTGTGGTAGTCATTGCATGGTTGCAGAACAATACAGCACAGGTCATTACACAAAGGAGCACCAACTGCATTAAGCAACCACCGCCTGTGGGGAGTAATCATAACATCAGCCGTTTCAATGTGAGCTGCAACAACACGGTCCACAGAATAGAGTTTAGATACGACTCCACGAGAGATCAAGGAGAATGGCGGTGTGGGAAACCTGCAAGCGACACCAGCATAAGCGTGAGAAGCAACATCTTTAACATAG GAGTTGCAAGTCCTGTCATATCAACTCAGTCTTCATCAATAACGACCCGGCATACGGAGACAACTTCCGAACCATCGgcaatgacatcacagacag ATGTTGCAAGTCCTGTCACGTCAACTCGGTCAACTCAGTCTTTACCATCAACGACCCTGTATACGGAGACTACGTCCCAACCTGGGACAGTGACATCACGGAAAG GTCCTGTCATATCAACCCAGGTTTTACCAACAACGACCCGGTATACGGAGAACACGCTGGAACCCGGGACAGTGACACCACAGAAAG TCTCCACCGATGACAGTGATTCAGACACAGTCTACATCGTGGCTGGGGCTGTAGGTGGAGGTGTTTTGCTTGCCGTCGTTGTCGTGGGCGTCGTGTGTATACGACGGAGAAGACAAGCAACCA ATCAGAAGGAAGAGATGACAGGCCAAAGGAACGTTACAGG GACTCAAGCTTATCAAAACACGGCAAATTTCGACATGG TGGAAAATGAGTTGTATAGATGTTCATGTGATATCTCCCCAATCAACGAAGCTGAAAATCAGGAGGATGACTTGATTTTGTCAG ATGCAGTCGATATACCAGCTACGGGCACGTGCACACCACGTGAGCAGGGTGTGTCATGTGACGTCGACGCTGACCACCTGTATACTAAACTTAAAAAACGCAGGTCTTCCAGTGTTCAACAAG tttcagATATATCCGCTGAAGTAAAGAAACCCAAGAAGAAGCGACCAGATGATCCAAAGATGTTTGAAGATGTCAACATTGGGGACGTGTATGCAAAACCCAACAAGCGTTGA
- the LOC137286778 gene encoding uncharacterized protein isoform X3 — protein sequence MYTGTCVTTMKISNTLICVWIFLIHGAFQHNAHLALTNSPETATDGDLFTLTCSVSSGSVVVIAWLQNNTAQVITQRSTNCIKQPPPVGSNHNISRFNVSCNNTVHRIEFRYDSTRDQGEWRCGKPASDTSISVRSNIFNIGVASPVISTQSSSITTRHTETTSEPSAMTSQTDVASPVTSTRSTQSLPSTTLYTETTSQPGTVTSRKGVAGPVISTQVLPTTTRYTENTLEPGTVTPQKVSTDDSDSDTVYIVAGAVGGGVLLAVVVVGVVCIRRRRQATNQKEEMTGQRNVTGTQAYQNTANFDMVENELYRCSCDISPINEAENQEDDLILSDAVDIPATGTCTPREQGVSCDVDADHLYTKLKKRRSSSVQQVSDISAEVKKPKKKRPDDPKMFEDVNIGDVYAKPNKR from the exons ATGTACACTGGGACATGTGTAACGACAATGAAGATCTCGAATACCCTGATATGTGTGTGGATATTCCTTATACATGGAGCTTTTCAACATAATG CACATTTGGCACTGACGAACTCACCGGAAACAGCAACAGACGGAGATCTCTTCACCTTGACCTGCAGCGTTTCGTCTGGCTCTGTGGTAGTCATTGCATGGTTGCAGAACAATACAGCACAGGTCATTACACAAAGGAGCACCAACTGCATTAAGCAACCACCGCCTGTGGGGAGTAATCATAACATCAGCCGTTTCAATGTGAGCTGCAACAACACGGTCCACAGAATAGAGTTTAGATACGACTCCACGAGAGATCAAGGAGAATGGCGGTGTGGGAAACCTGCAAGCGACACCAGCATAAGCGTGAGAAGCAACATCTTTAACATAG GAGTTGCAAGTCCTGTCATATCAACTCAGTCTTCATCAATAACGACCCGGCATACGGAGACAACTTCCGAACCATCGgcaatgacatcacagacag ATGTTGCAAGTCCTGTCACGTCAACTCGGTCAACTCAGTCTTTACCATCAACGACCCTGTATACGGAGACTACGTCCCAACCTGGGACAGTGACATCACGGAAAG GTGTTGCAGGTCCTGTCATATCAACCCAGGTTTTACCAACAACGACCCGGTATACGGAGAACACGCTGGAACCCGGGACAGTGACACCACAGAAAG TCTCCACCGATGACAGTGATTCAGACACAGTCTACATCGTGGCTGGGGCTGTAGGTGGAGGTGTTTTGCTTGCCGTCGTTGTCGTGGGCGTCGTGTGTATACGACGGAGAAGACAAGCAACCA ATCAGAAGGAAGAGATGACAGGCCAAAGGAACGTTACAGG GACTCAAGCTTATCAAAACACGGCAAATTTCGACATGG TGGAAAATGAGTTGTATAGATGTTCATGTGATATCTCCCCAATCAACGAAGCTGAAAATCAGGAGGATGACTTGATTTTGTCAG ATGCAGTCGATATACCAGCTACGGGCACGTGCACACCACGTGAGCAGGGTGTGTCATGTGACGTCGACGCTGACCACCTGTATACTAAACTTAAAAAACGCAGGTCTTCCAGTGTTCAACAAG tttcagATATATCCGCTGAAGTAAAGAAACCCAAGAAGAAGCGACCAGATGATCCAAAGATGTTTGAAGATGTCAACATTGGGGACGTGTATGCAAAACCCAACAAGCGTTGA
- the LOC137286778 gene encoding uncharacterized protein isoform X7, translated as MYTGTCVTTMKISNTLICVWIFLIHGAFQHNAHLALTNSPETATDGDLFTLTCSVSSGSVVVIAWLQNNTAQVITQRSTNCIKQPPPVGSNHNISRFNVSCNNTVHRIEFRYDSTRDQGEWRCGKPASDTSISVRSNIFNIGVASPVISTQSSSITTRHTETTSEPSAMTSQTDVASPVTSTRSTQSLPSTTLYTETTSQPGTVTSRKGVAGPVISTQVLPTTTRYTENTLEPGTVTPQKDQKEEMTGQRNVTGTQAYQNTANFDMVENELYRCSCDISPINEAENQEDDLILSDAVDIPATGTCTPREQGVSCDVDADHLYTKLKKRRSSSVQQVSDISAEVKKPKKKRPDDPKMFEDVNIGDVYAKPNKR; from the exons ATGTACACTGGGACATGTGTAACGACAATGAAGATCTCGAATACCCTGATATGTGTGTGGATATTCCTTATACATGGAGCTTTTCAACATAATG CACATTTGGCACTGACGAACTCACCGGAAACAGCAACAGACGGAGATCTCTTCACCTTGACCTGCAGCGTTTCGTCTGGCTCTGTGGTAGTCATTGCATGGTTGCAGAACAATACAGCACAGGTCATTACACAAAGGAGCACCAACTGCATTAAGCAACCACCGCCTGTGGGGAGTAATCATAACATCAGCCGTTTCAATGTGAGCTGCAACAACACGGTCCACAGAATAGAGTTTAGATACGACTCCACGAGAGATCAAGGAGAATGGCGGTGTGGGAAACCTGCAAGCGACACCAGCATAAGCGTGAGAAGCAACATCTTTAACATAG GAGTTGCAAGTCCTGTCATATCAACTCAGTCTTCATCAATAACGACCCGGCATACGGAGACAACTTCCGAACCATCGgcaatgacatcacagacag ATGTTGCAAGTCCTGTCACGTCAACTCGGTCAACTCAGTCTTTACCATCAACGACCCTGTATACGGAGACTACGTCCCAACCTGGGACAGTGACATCACGGAAAG GTGTTGCAGGTCCTGTCATATCAACCCAGGTTTTACCAACAACGACCCGGTATACGGAGAACACGCTGGAACCCGGGACAGTGACACCACAGAAAG ATCAGAAGGAAGAGATGACAGGCCAAAGGAACGTTACAGG GACTCAAGCTTATCAAAACACGGCAAATTTCGACATGG TGGAAAATGAGTTGTATAGATGTTCATGTGATATCTCCCCAATCAACGAAGCTGAAAATCAGGAGGATGACTTGATTTTGTCAG ATGCAGTCGATATACCAGCTACGGGCACGTGCACACCACGTGAGCAGGGTGTGTCATGTGACGTCGACGCTGACCACCTGTATACTAAACTTAAAAAACGCAGGTCTTCCAGTGTTCAACAAG tttcagATATATCCGCTGAAGTAAAGAAACCCAAGAAGAAGCGACCAGATGATCCAAAGATGTTTGAAGATGTCAACATTGGGGACGTGTATGCAAAACCCAACAAGCGTTGA
- the LOC137286778 gene encoding uncharacterized protein isoform X6, whose protein sequence is MYTGTCVTTMKISNTLICVWIFLIHGAFQHNAHLALTNSPETATDGDLFTLTCSVSSGSVVVIAWLQNNTAQVITQRSTNCIKQPPPVGSNHNISRFNVSCNNTVHRIEFRYDSTRDQGEWRCGKPASDTSISVRSNIFNIGVASPVISTQSSSITTRHTETTSEPSAMTSQTDVASPVTSTRSTQSLPSTTLYTETTSQPGTVTSRKGVAGPVISTQVLPTTTRYTENTLEPGTVTPQKDQKEEMTGQRNVTGFYSRTQAYQNTANFDMVENELYRCSCDISPINEAENQEDDLILSDAVDIPATGTCTPREQGVSCDVDADHLYTKLKKRRSSSVQQVSDISAEVKKPKKKRPDDPKMFEDVNIGDVYAKPNKR, encoded by the exons ATGTACACTGGGACATGTGTAACGACAATGAAGATCTCGAATACCCTGATATGTGTGTGGATATTCCTTATACATGGAGCTTTTCAACATAATG CACATTTGGCACTGACGAACTCACCGGAAACAGCAACAGACGGAGATCTCTTCACCTTGACCTGCAGCGTTTCGTCTGGCTCTGTGGTAGTCATTGCATGGTTGCAGAACAATACAGCACAGGTCATTACACAAAGGAGCACCAACTGCATTAAGCAACCACCGCCTGTGGGGAGTAATCATAACATCAGCCGTTTCAATGTGAGCTGCAACAACACGGTCCACAGAATAGAGTTTAGATACGACTCCACGAGAGATCAAGGAGAATGGCGGTGTGGGAAACCTGCAAGCGACACCAGCATAAGCGTGAGAAGCAACATCTTTAACATAG GAGTTGCAAGTCCTGTCATATCAACTCAGTCTTCATCAATAACGACCCGGCATACGGAGACAACTTCCGAACCATCGgcaatgacatcacagacag ATGTTGCAAGTCCTGTCACGTCAACTCGGTCAACTCAGTCTTTACCATCAACGACCCTGTATACGGAGACTACGTCCCAACCTGGGACAGTGACATCACGGAAAG GTGTTGCAGGTCCTGTCATATCAACCCAGGTTTTACCAACAACGACCCGGTATACGGAGAACACGCTGGAACCCGGGACAGTGACACCACAGAAAG ATCAGAAGGAAGAGATGACAGGCCAAAGGAACGTTACAGG TTTTTATTCCAGGACTCAAGCTTATCAAAACACGGCAAATTTCGACATGG TGGAAAATGAGTTGTATAGATGTTCATGTGATATCTCCCCAATCAACGAAGCTGAAAATCAGGAGGATGACTTGATTTTGTCAG ATGCAGTCGATATACCAGCTACGGGCACGTGCACACCACGTGAGCAGGGTGTGTCATGTGACGTCGACGCTGACCACCTGTATACTAAACTTAAAAAACGCAGGTCTTCCAGTGTTCAACAAG tttcagATATATCCGCTGAAGTAAAGAAACCCAAGAAGAAGCGACCAGATGATCCAAAGATGTTTGAAGATGTCAACATTGGGGACGTGTATGCAAAACCCAACAAGCGTTGA
- the LOC137286778 gene encoding uncharacterized protein isoform X5 yields MYTGTCVTTMKISNTLICVWIFLIHGAFQHNAHLALTNSPETATDGDLFTLTCSVSSGSVVVIAWLQNNTAQVITQRSTNCIKQPPPVGSNHNISRFNVSCNNTVHRIEFRYDSTRDQGEWRCGKPASDTSISVRSNIFNIGVASPVISTQSSSITTRHTETTSEPSAMTSQTDVASPVTSTRSTQSLPSTTLYTETTSQPGTVTSRKGVAGPVISTQVLPTTTRYTENTLEPGTVTPQKGGGVLLAVVVVGVVCIRRRRQATNQKEEMTGQRNVTGFYSRTQAYQNTANFDMVENELYRCSCDISPINEAENQEDDLILSDAVDIPATGTCTPREQGVSCDVDADHLYTKLKKRRSSSVQQVSDISAEVKKPKKKRPDDPKMFEDVNIGDVYAKPNKR; encoded by the exons ATGTACACTGGGACATGTGTAACGACAATGAAGATCTCGAATACCCTGATATGTGTGTGGATATTCCTTATACATGGAGCTTTTCAACATAATG CACATTTGGCACTGACGAACTCACCGGAAACAGCAACAGACGGAGATCTCTTCACCTTGACCTGCAGCGTTTCGTCTGGCTCTGTGGTAGTCATTGCATGGTTGCAGAACAATACAGCACAGGTCATTACACAAAGGAGCACCAACTGCATTAAGCAACCACCGCCTGTGGGGAGTAATCATAACATCAGCCGTTTCAATGTGAGCTGCAACAACACGGTCCACAGAATAGAGTTTAGATACGACTCCACGAGAGATCAAGGAGAATGGCGGTGTGGGAAACCTGCAAGCGACACCAGCATAAGCGTGAGAAGCAACATCTTTAACATAG GAGTTGCAAGTCCTGTCATATCAACTCAGTCTTCATCAATAACGACCCGGCATACGGAGACAACTTCCGAACCATCGgcaatgacatcacagacag ATGTTGCAAGTCCTGTCACGTCAACTCGGTCAACTCAGTCTTTACCATCAACGACCCTGTATACGGAGACTACGTCCCAACCTGGGACAGTGACATCACGGAAAG GTGTTGCAGGTCCTGTCATATCAACCCAGGTTTTACCAACAACGACCCGGTATACGGAGAACACGCTGGAACCCGGGACAGTGACACCACAGAAAG GTGGAGGTGTTTTGCTTGCCGTCGTTGTCGTGGGCGTCGTGTGTATACGACGGAGAAGACAAGCAACCA ATCAGAAGGAAGAGATGACAGGCCAAAGGAACGTTACAGG TTTTTATTCCAGGACTCAAGCTTATCAAAACACGGCAAATTTCGACATGG TGGAAAATGAGTTGTATAGATGTTCATGTGATATCTCCCCAATCAACGAAGCTGAAAATCAGGAGGATGACTTGATTTTGTCAG ATGCAGTCGATATACCAGCTACGGGCACGTGCACACCACGTGAGCAGGGTGTGTCATGTGACGTCGACGCTGACCACCTGTATACTAAACTTAAAAAACGCAGGTCTTCCAGTGTTCAACAAG tttcagATATATCCGCTGAAGTAAAGAAACCCAAGAAGAAGCGACCAGATGATCCAAAGATGTTTGAAGATGTCAACATTGGGGACGTGTATGCAAAACCCAACAAGCGTTGA
- the LOC137286778 gene encoding uncharacterized protein isoform X1, with protein sequence MYTGTCVTTMKISNTLICVWIFLIHGAFQHNAHLALTNSPETATDGDLFTLTCSVSSGSVVVIAWLQNNTAQVITQRSTNCIKQPPPVGSNHNISRFNVSCNNTVHRIEFRYDSTRDQGEWRCGKPASDTSISVRSNIFNIGVASPVISTQSSSITTRHTETTSEPSAMTSQTDVASPVTSTRSTQSLPSTTLYTETTSQPGTVTSRKGVAGPVISTQVLPTTTRYTENTLEPGTVTPQKVSTDDSDSDTVYIVAGAVGGGVLLAVVVVGVVCIRRRRQATNQKEEMTGQRNVTGFYSRTQAYQNTANFDMVENELYRCSCDISPINEAENQEDDLILSDAVDIPATGTCTPREQGVSCDVDADHLYTKLKKRRSSSVQQVSDISAEVKKPKKKRPDDPKMFEDVNIGDVYAKPNKR encoded by the exons ATGTACACTGGGACATGTGTAACGACAATGAAGATCTCGAATACCCTGATATGTGTGTGGATATTCCTTATACATGGAGCTTTTCAACATAATG CACATTTGGCACTGACGAACTCACCGGAAACAGCAACAGACGGAGATCTCTTCACCTTGACCTGCAGCGTTTCGTCTGGCTCTGTGGTAGTCATTGCATGGTTGCAGAACAATACAGCACAGGTCATTACACAAAGGAGCACCAACTGCATTAAGCAACCACCGCCTGTGGGGAGTAATCATAACATCAGCCGTTTCAATGTGAGCTGCAACAACACGGTCCACAGAATAGAGTTTAGATACGACTCCACGAGAGATCAAGGAGAATGGCGGTGTGGGAAACCTGCAAGCGACACCAGCATAAGCGTGAGAAGCAACATCTTTAACATAG GAGTTGCAAGTCCTGTCATATCAACTCAGTCTTCATCAATAACGACCCGGCATACGGAGACAACTTCCGAACCATCGgcaatgacatcacagacag ATGTTGCAAGTCCTGTCACGTCAACTCGGTCAACTCAGTCTTTACCATCAACGACCCTGTATACGGAGACTACGTCCCAACCTGGGACAGTGACATCACGGAAAG GTGTTGCAGGTCCTGTCATATCAACCCAGGTTTTACCAACAACGACCCGGTATACGGAGAACACGCTGGAACCCGGGACAGTGACACCACAGAAAG TCTCCACCGATGACAGTGATTCAGACACAGTCTACATCGTGGCTGGGGCTGTAGGTGGAGGTGTTTTGCTTGCCGTCGTTGTCGTGGGCGTCGTGTGTATACGACGGAGAAGACAAGCAACCA ATCAGAAGGAAGAGATGACAGGCCAAAGGAACGTTACAGG TTTTTATTCCAGGACTCAAGCTTATCAAAACACGGCAAATTTCGACATGG TGGAAAATGAGTTGTATAGATGTTCATGTGATATCTCCCCAATCAACGAAGCTGAAAATCAGGAGGATGACTTGATTTTGTCAG ATGCAGTCGATATACCAGCTACGGGCACGTGCACACCACGTGAGCAGGGTGTGTCATGTGACGTCGACGCTGACCACCTGTATACTAAACTTAAAAAACGCAGGTCTTCCAGTGTTCAACAAG tttcagATATATCCGCTGAAGTAAAGAAACCCAAGAAGAAGCGACCAGATGATCCAAAGATGTTTGAAGATGTCAACATTGGGGACGTGTATGCAAAACCCAACAAGCGTTGA
- the LOC137286778 gene encoding uncharacterized protein isoform X8 yields the protein MYTGTCVTTMKISNTLICVWIFLIHGAFQHNAHLALTNSPETATDGDLFTLTCSVSSGSVVVIAWLQNNTAQVITQRSTNCIKQPPPVGSNHNISRFNVSCNNTVHRIEFRYDSTRDQGEWRCGKPASDTSISVRSNIFNIGVASPVISTQSSSITTRHTETTSEPSAMTSQTDVASPVTSTRSTQSLPSTTLYTETTSQPGTVTSRKGPVISTQVLPTTTRYTENTLEPGTVTPQKDQKEEMTGQRNVTGTQAYQNTANFDMVENELYRCSCDISPINEAENQEDDLILSDAVDIPATGTCTPREQGVSCDVDADHLYTKLKKRRSSSVQQVSDISAEVKKPKKKRPDDPKMFEDVNIGDVYAKPNKR from the exons ATGTACACTGGGACATGTGTAACGACAATGAAGATCTCGAATACCCTGATATGTGTGTGGATATTCCTTATACATGGAGCTTTTCAACATAATG CACATTTGGCACTGACGAACTCACCGGAAACAGCAACAGACGGAGATCTCTTCACCTTGACCTGCAGCGTTTCGTCTGGCTCTGTGGTAGTCATTGCATGGTTGCAGAACAATACAGCACAGGTCATTACACAAAGGAGCACCAACTGCATTAAGCAACCACCGCCTGTGGGGAGTAATCATAACATCAGCCGTTTCAATGTGAGCTGCAACAACACGGTCCACAGAATAGAGTTTAGATACGACTCCACGAGAGATCAAGGAGAATGGCGGTGTGGGAAACCTGCAAGCGACACCAGCATAAGCGTGAGAAGCAACATCTTTAACATAG GAGTTGCAAGTCCTGTCATATCAACTCAGTCTTCATCAATAACGACCCGGCATACGGAGACAACTTCCGAACCATCGgcaatgacatcacagacag ATGTTGCAAGTCCTGTCACGTCAACTCGGTCAACTCAGTCTTTACCATCAACGACCCTGTATACGGAGACTACGTCCCAACCTGGGACAGTGACATCACGGAAAG GTCCTGTCATATCAACCCAGGTTTTACCAACAACGACCCGGTATACGGAGAACACGCTGGAACCCGGGACAGTGACACCACAGAAAG ATCAGAAGGAAGAGATGACAGGCCAAAGGAACGTTACAGG GACTCAAGCTTATCAAAACACGGCAAATTTCGACATGG TGGAAAATGAGTTGTATAGATGTTCATGTGATATCTCCCCAATCAACGAAGCTGAAAATCAGGAGGATGACTTGATTTTGTCAG ATGCAGTCGATATACCAGCTACGGGCACGTGCACACCACGTGAGCAGGGTGTGTCATGTGACGTCGACGCTGACCACCTGTATACTAAACTTAAAAAACGCAGGTCTTCCAGTGTTCAACAAG tttcagATATATCCGCTGAAGTAAAGAAACCCAAGAAGAAGCGACCAGATGATCCAAAGATGTTTGAAGATGTCAACATTGGGGACGTGTATGCAAAACCCAACAAGCGTTGA
- the LOC137286778 gene encoding uncharacterized protein isoform X2 → MYTGTCVTTMKISNTLICVWIFLIHGAFQHNAHLALTNSPETATDGDLFTLTCSVSSGSVVVIAWLQNNTAQVITQRSTNCIKQPPPVGSNHNISRFNVSCNNTVHRIEFRYDSTRDQGEWRCGKPASDTSISVRSNIFNIGVASPVISTQSSSITTRHTETTSEPSAMTSQTDVASPVTSTRSTQSLPSTTLYTETTSQPGTVTSRKGPVISTQVLPTTTRYTENTLEPGTVTPQKVSTDDSDSDTVYIVAGAVGGGVLLAVVVVGVVCIRRRRQATNQKEEMTGQRNVTGFYSRTQAYQNTANFDMVENELYRCSCDISPINEAENQEDDLILSDAVDIPATGTCTPREQGVSCDVDADHLYTKLKKRRSSSVQQVSDISAEVKKPKKKRPDDPKMFEDVNIGDVYAKPNKR, encoded by the exons ATGTACACTGGGACATGTGTAACGACAATGAAGATCTCGAATACCCTGATATGTGTGTGGATATTCCTTATACATGGAGCTTTTCAACATAATG CACATTTGGCACTGACGAACTCACCGGAAACAGCAACAGACGGAGATCTCTTCACCTTGACCTGCAGCGTTTCGTCTGGCTCTGTGGTAGTCATTGCATGGTTGCAGAACAATACAGCACAGGTCATTACACAAAGGAGCACCAACTGCATTAAGCAACCACCGCCTGTGGGGAGTAATCATAACATCAGCCGTTTCAATGTGAGCTGCAACAACACGGTCCACAGAATAGAGTTTAGATACGACTCCACGAGAGATCAAGGAGAATGGCGGTGTGGGAAACCTGCAAGCGACACCAGCATAAGCGTGAGAAGCAACATCTTTAACATAG GAGTTGCAAGTCCTGTCATATCAACTCAGTCTTCATCAATAACGACCCGGCATACGGAGACAACTTCCGAACCATCGgcaatgacatcacagacag ATGTTGCAAGTCCTGTCACGTCAACTCGGTCAACTCAGTCTTTACCATCAACGACCCTGTATACGGAGACTACGTCCCAACCTGGGACAGTGACATCACGGAAAG GTCCTGTCATATCAACCCAGGTTTTACCAACAACGACCCGGTATACGGAGAACACGCTGGAACCCGGGACAGTGACACCACAGAAAG TCTCCACCGATGACAGTGATTCAGACACAGTCTACATCGTGGCTGGGGCTGTAGGTGGAGGTGTTTTGCTTGCCGTCGTTGTCGTGGGCGTCGTGTGTATACGACGGAGAAGACAAGCAACCA ATCAGAAGGAAGAGATGACAGGCCAAAGGAACGTTACAGG TTTTTATTCCAGGACTCAAGCTTATCAAAACACGGCAAATTTCGACATGG TGGAAAATGAGTTGTATAGATGTTCATGTGATATCTCCCCAATCAACGAAGCTGAAAATCAGGAGGATGACTTGATTTTGTCAG ATGCAGTCGATATACCAGCTACGGGCACGTGCACACCACGTGAGCAGGGTGTGTCATGTGACGTCGACGCTGACCACCTGTATACTAAACTTAAAAAACGCAGGTCTTCCAGTGTTCAACAAG tttcagATATATCCGCTGAAGTAAAGAAACCCAAGAAGAAGCGACCAGATGATCCAAAGATGTTTGAAGATGTCAACATTGGGGACGTGTATGCAAAACCCAACAAGCGTTGA
- the LOC137286778 gene encoding uncharacterized protein isoform X9 has protein sequence MYTGTCVTTMKISNTLICVWIFLIHGAFQHNAHLALTNSPETATDGDLFTLTCSVSSGSVVVIAWLQNNTAQVITQRSTNCIKQPPPVGSNHNISRFNVSCNNTVHRIEFRYDSTRDQGEWRCGKPASDTSISVRSNIFNIGVASPVISTQSSSITTRHTETTSEPSAMTSQTDVASPVTSTRSTQSLPSTTLYTETTSQPGTVTSRKGVAGPVISTQVLPTTTRYTENTLEPGTVTPQKVSTDDSDSDTVYIVAGAVGGGVLLAVVVVGVVCIRRRRQATNQKEEMTGQRNVTGFYSRTQAYQNTANFDMVENELYRCSCDISPINEAENQEDDLILSGVV, from the exons ATGTACACTGGGACATGTGTAACGACAATGAAGATCTCGAATACCCTGATATGTGTGTGGATATTCCTTATACATGGAGCTTTTCAACATAATG CACATTTGGCACTGACGAACTCACCGGAAACAGCAACAGACGGAGATCTCTTCACCTTGACCTGCAGCGTTTCGTCTGGCTCTGTGGTAGTCATTGCATGGTTGCAGAACAATACAGCACAGGTCATTACACAAAGGAGCACCAACTGCATTAAGCAACCACCGCCTGTGGGGAGTAATCATAACATCAGCCGTTTCAATGTGAGCTGCAACAACACGGTCCACAGAATAGAGTTTAGATACGACTCCACGAGAGATCAAGGAGAATGGCGGTGTGGGAAACCTGCAAGCGACACCAGCATAAGCGTGAGAAGCAACATCTTTAACATAG GAGTTGCAAGTCCTGTCATATCAACTCAGTCTTCATCAATAACGACCCGGCATACGGAGACAACTTCCGAACCATCGgcaatgacatcacagacag ATGTTGCAAGTCCTGTCACGTCAACTCGGTCAACTCAGTCTTTACCATCAACGACCCTGTATACGGAGACTACGTCCCAACCTGGGACAGTGACATCACGGAAAG GTGTTGCAGGTCCTGTCATATCAACCCAGGTTTTACCAACAACGACCCGGTATACGGAGAACACGCTGGAACCCGGGACAGTGACACCACAGAAAG TCTCCACCGATGACAGTGATTCAGACACAGTCTACATCGTGGCTGGGGCTGTAGGTGGAGGTGTTTTGCTTGCCGTCGTTGTCGTGGGCGTCGTGTGTATACGACGGAGAAGACAAGCAACCA ATCAGAAGGAAGAGATGACAGGCCAAAGGAACGTTACAGG TTTTTATTCCAGGACTCAAGCTTATCAAAACACGGCAAATTTCGACATGG TGGAAAATGAGTTGTATAGATGTTCATGTGATATCTCCCCAATCAACGAAGCTGAAAATCAGGAGGATGACTTGATTTTGTCAGGTGTGGTATGA